Proteins from one Clostridia bacterium genomic window:
- a CDS encoding glycosyltransferase family 2 protein, producing the protein MKVLIALPAYNEEPGIASVLGDIIKLRELSKYSMEVLVVNDGSTDETANIVHNLSLGRDFITLINHDINRGLGEAVKTILHYAVDILGDDDILVTLDADNTHTPMLIEDMTDTLILNQLDLVVASRFIDGSMEIGLSNMRKLYSRGAMYYFKLFFPIENLNDYSSGYRAYRMKTLREAYNKWNGLVTTSGFECMAEIAAKFSRMNIRAGEVPLVLRYDYKKGKSKMNVANTVRGYFSLLNKVR; encoded by the coding sequence ATGAAAGTGTTAATAGCATTGCCCGCATACAATGAAGAACCCGGAATCGCCTCAGTGCTGGGAGATATAATTAAGCTCCGAGAGCTTAGCAAGTACAGCATGGAAGTCTTGGTTGTAAATGACGGCAGTACTGATGAGACTGCAAATATTGTACATAACCTGTCCTTAGGCAGGGATTTCATAACTCTGATAAACCATGATATCAATAGGGGGCTGGGAGAAGCTGTCAAGACCATACTTCATTATGCAGTGGATATTCTAGGTGATGATGATATACTTGTAACCCTCGATGCAGATAATACCCATACTCCAATGCTAATAGAAGACATGACAGATACATTAATCTTAAACCAGCTTGATCTTGTGGTTGCCTCCCGCTTTATCGATGGCAGCATGGAAATCGGGCTAAGCAATATGCGCAAGCTATACAGCAGGGGGGCTATGTATTATTTCAAATTGTTCTTCCCAATAGAAAACCTCAATGATTACTCCTCCGGCTACCGCGCTTATAGAATGAAAACCTTGCGGGAAGCCTACAACAAATGGAATGGCCTCGTTACCACAAGCGGCTTCGAGTGTATGGCTGAAATAGCCGCCAAATTCAGCAGGATGAATATTCGTGCCGGTGAAGTCCCTCTGGTGCTAAGATATGACTATAAGAAAGGGAAAAGCAAGATGAATGTAGCCAATACTGTAAGAGGCTATTTTTCTCTGCTCAATAAGGTAAGATAG
- a CDS encoding DUF3892 domain-containing protein — translation MQEKARIIKVKKNPDGDITDVMLQNGNVYSINEALTMAKDGLISGVNAAHAKNGREYLRSSPNDIQGDNLDSIPTF, via the coding sequence ATGCAAGAAAAGGCCAGAATTATAAAGGTCAAGAAGAACCCAGACGGGGATATAACAGATGTAATGCTTCAAAATGGAAATGTATATTCAATTAACGAAGCATTAACAATGGCCAAGGATGGGCTGATTTCAGGCGTAAATGCAGCACATGCAAAAAACGGAAGAGAATATTTAAGAAGCAGCCCTAATGACATACAGGGGGACAATCTTGACAGTATTCCTACTTTTTAA
- a CDS encoding transcriptional repressor produces MCEDIACIKRMLEEHGIAHTQQREEILSLFIVEPRHYKPDEIFKLLRCKGIGIATVYRTLEMLREYEIVKEISVGKERFFELKRPESKCVYVHFKCDKCGSFYDYYDVEAAHEFATTVDSVENKMNVNVRDVNITVNGSCSKCKE; encoded by the coding sequence TTGTGTGAGGACATTGCATGTATCAAGAGAATGCTGGAGGAGCACGGTATAGCTCACACCCAGCAGAGAGAAGAAATATTGAGCTTATTTATTGTAGAACCAAGGCACTACAAGCCCGATGAAATTTTTAAGCTTCTTAGGTGCAAGGGCATTGGGATAGCAACGGTATACAGAACACTGGAAATGCTGAGGGAATATGAAATCGTCAAGGAAATAAGTGTTGGGAAAGAAAGATTCTTTGAATTGAAAAGGCCTGAGAGCAAGTGTGTCTATGTGCATTTCAAGTGTGACAAGTGCGGGAGCTTCTATGATTATTATGATGTTGAAGCAGCGCATGAATTTGCCACAACGGTTGATTCAGTGGAAAATAAGATGAATGTGAATGTTAGAGACGTGAATATTACGGTAAACGGTTCGTGCAGCAAATGTAAGGAATAA
- a CDS encoding substrate-binding domain-containing protein has translation MKAIKKLIYHINRHAILILMVLICMTSAFLFWIQREEANVFISKPRFHFYFIAQNSVDPFWKEVRHGLEDAAKENKVVVEFNAPRFNSHQEELRFLDIAVTSEVDGIITHVSSGTDFTELINKAKNNGIPVVTIENDDKNSDRNSFVGTSSFQQGKAAAELMVKATGGKANIAVIVSNDQELDSTSQNLKMNGFLSTLKNYPDIKVVKNYTSRMGILSAEEITQTIVSSEDNINAIFATNSVDTIGSAQLIVDRNKVGSIAIVGYGDTEDILRYISKDIIYGTVMSDPYKMGFESLKALIDIKEKNNVSTFIDTGVKVITKENIDEYEKKSATMEE, from the coding sequence ATGAAAGCAATAAAAAAATTGATTTATCATATAAATAGACATGCAATTCTTATACTGATGGTTCTAATATGTATGACCAGCGCTTTTCTTTTCTGGATTCAGAGAGAGGAAGCCAATGTCTTCATATCCAAGCCAAGGTTTCATTTTTATTTTATAGCTCAGAATTCAGTGGACCCCTTTTGGAAGGAAGTCAGGCATGGCCTTGAGGACGCTGCAAAAGAAAATAAGGTTGTGGTTGAATTTAATGCTCCCAGATTCAACAGCCACCAGGAAGAGCTCAGGTTCCTTGACATAGCTGTGACGTCGGAGGTGGACGGAATAATAACCCATGTGTCCAGCGGGACTGATTTTACGGAGCTGATAAATAAAGCAAAAAATAATGGCATACCTGTAGTGACTATTGAGAATGATGACAAAAACAGCGACAGGAATTCCTTCGTCGGCACCAGCAGCTTTCAGCAGGGAAAGGCAGCAGCAGAGCTAATGGTAAAAGCCACCGGGGGCAAAGCCAATATTGCTGTTATTGTAAGCAATGACCAGGAGCTTGATTCGACCAGCCAGAACCTCAAAATGAACGGCTTCTTAAGTACCTTAAAGAATTACCCGGATATCAAGGTTGTTAAGAACTATACCTCCAGAATGGGAATACTGAGTGCTGAGGAAATCACACAGACCATAGTCAGCAGTGAAGACAACATAAATGCGATATTCGCAACGAATTCAGTAGATACAATAGGTTCAGCCCAGCTTATAGTGGATCGGAACAAGGTTGGCAGCATAGCAATTGTAGGCTACGGAGATACAGAGGATATTCTAAGATATATAAGCAAAGACATCATTTACGGAACAGTTATGAGTGATCCGTACAAGATGGGTTTTGAAAGCCTCAAGGCATTGATAGACATAAAGGAAAAGAACAATGTTTCCACCTTTATAGATACCGGAGTCAAGGTTATCACAAAGGAAAACATTGATGAATACGAGAAAAAATCCGCTACAATGGAAGAATAG
- a CDS encoding sensor histidine kinase, with amino-acid sequence MNKEMFTFTGIRKKLIIYYLIMTMLLGVTSLFSYYNAKVILIKMNTVITDYVYLNSLNSNVNLLMTELEKYLTTKSSENLLSYYNIYNNLQEKSLNIPREALYDNDYLMLKDIGFMIDNLLIEADNAVKAKRGRISSEYISHFTRSNQISENIKFYINMLLGDKLQKGSEKYTAITKNMNYLSYVNLFIIIGSVFISLSLAVVSTYRLTKPIIQLSHSAERVSAGDFDVNLSKIKTDDEINILATAFNKMIISIKSYIDELKSQAEVEKLLKEQEMQNLRMKSLLKDAELKSLQSQINPHFLFNTLNAASQLSMMEGADRTSEFVENISELFRYNLRKLDEPATLADEIKYAKNYMFILKTRFGSRIEFHTDVDERVQNVKIPCTIIQPIIENAFIHGLQNLERDGEILLSVRLWGGSILIEVEDNGEGMTEEQVAALLSHRNVENQQKKHVTGIGISNVTERLQLYYNITDIKDVIEIESTQGHGTRVTLKIPYEEEVVQDDETVDCG; translated from the coding sequence ATGAATAAAGAAATGTTCACATTTACAGGTATTAGAAAAAAACTAATCATATATTATCTAATTATGACTATGCTGCTTGGCGTTACAAGTCTATTTTCCTATTATAACGCTAAGGTCATACTGATAAAGATGAACACGGTTATTACGGACTATGTGTATCTGAACAGCTTGAACAGCAACGTAAACCTCTTAATGACAGAGCTTGAAAAGTATCTGACAACCAAATCCTCAGAGAATCTTCTTAGCTATTACAATATTTACAACAACCTTCAGGAGAAGTCATTGAATATACCGAGAGAAGCACTGTATGACAATGATTATCTCATGCTGAAGGATATAGGCTTTATGATTGATAACCTGCTTATTGAGGCGGATAATGCCGTCAAAGCTAAGAGAGGCAGGATAAGCAGCGAATATATCTCACATTTCACCAGATCAAACCAAATAAGCGAGAATATTAAGTTTTATATAAACATGCTTTTGGGGGACAAGCTCCAAAAGGGTTCTGAAAAATACACAGCAATTACTAAAAATATGAATTACCTGAGCTATGTGAACTTATTCATAATAATAGGCTCGGTATTTATAAGCCTGTCTCTCGCTGTTGTATCTACATATAGACTGACTAAACCGATAATTCAGCTTTCCCACTCGGCCGAAAGGGTATCAGCAGGTGATTTTGACGTAAACCTGTCGAAAATAAAAACTGACGATGAAATAAATATACTTGCCACTGCATTTAACAAAATGATAATTAGTATAAAAAGCTATATTGATGAGCTTAAGAGTCAGGCAGAGGTGGAAAAGCTCCTGAAAGAGCAGGAGATGCAAAACCTGAGGATGAAGAGCCTTTTAAAGGATGCGGAGCTAAAATCCTTGCAGTCTCAGATAAACCCGCATTTTCTTTTCAATACCTTGAATGCGGCATCACAGCTTTCCATGATGGAGGGCGCAGACAGAACCTCTGAGTTTGTTGAGAATATTTCAGAGCTTTTCAGATACAATCTCAGGAAGCTTGATGAGCCTGCGACATTGGCTGATGAAATCAAATATGCCAAGAATTATATGTTCATACTGAAGACAAGGTTCGGAAGCAGGATAGAATTTCATACTGATGTAGATGAGCGGGTGCAGAATGTAAAAATACCCTGCACTATAATACAGCCGATTATAGAAAATGCTTTTATACATGGACTTCAGAACCTGGAGAGGGATGGAGAAATACTACTTTCTGTAAGGCTCTGGGGTGGAAGTATATTGATAGAGGTTGAGGACAATGGCGAGGGGATGACTGAGGAACAGGTAGCGGCACTGCTCTCGCATAGAAACGTTGAAAACCAGCAGAAAAAACATGTTACAGGGATAGGAATATCAAATGTTACTGAGAGGCTGCAGCTTTATTATAATATAACAGATATTAAGGATGTTATTGAAATAGAAAGCACACAAGGACATGGAACCAGGGTTACCTTGAAAATACCTTATGAAGAGGAAGTGGTGCAGGATGATGAAACTGTTGATTGCGGATGA
- a CDS encoding EamA family transporter yields the protein MIYIIALISIVLGSVGQFLLKLGSADVKLDRGLVTAALSFILNLNIVISLFCFFSSMIIWVLVLKRLELSIAYPMVSLGYIITMTLAFLFLNEPLRLTKLLGTALIIFGVIVINIR from the coding sequence ATGATTTATATAATAGCTCTTATCTCCATAGTTCTGGGCTCTGTAGGACAATTCCTCCTAAAGCTTGGCTCTGCTGATGTAAAATTAGACAGAGGGCTTGTGACTGCCGCTCTGTCCTTCATACTTAATCTCAATATTGTAATAAGTCTATTCTGCTTCTTCTCAAGCATGATAATTTGGGTATTGGTGCTTAAAAGACTGGAGCTTAGCATTGCCTATCCAATGGTCAGCCTGGGCTATATCATCACAATGACTCTTGCATTTCTATTCCTAAACGAACCGCTGCGGTTGACGAAGCTTTTGGGCACTGCACTTATAATATTTGGAGTGATAGTGATAAACATCAGGTAG
- a CDS encoding glycosyltransferase family 39 protein: MGNKRITLKRDTIAFLLIIAALIIIRLYHIDIAPLEVEESWRQADTESIARNFVQYKFNILYPNFNYDGPFPNVPALEFQITTFAIAILYKLFGFSFLWARLVPICFFMISAILLYFFAKKHLGQTGAIFSLIVYGTLPINVYYSRAIMPEAAGLMFFIGSLYCFDCWITSKRLEVLFLSSIFTALAIMTKPMTVFITIPMFYMLVRQYKWGWLLKKELWLFAFLALGLAFTYYSVSIPIADYKFSQGLAQNVLFKKLPTAITDLEAYSFIGKKLIILLTPAGIALAFLGLLSFNRQQSVILVWFAAMSLELVLVVTSIRINYYFIFFSVPCSILIGQGLAYLYGKLQTKAFSIILLMLFLLNSYAFAKPMYSVNTTMQTQVRIVQEYTGKEDLLIIGSLDPCLLSLSDRRGWRFNVGIYSNIPKDDLEELNYYIKNGAKYFVPIQGRIYKDENGEIQEYLDMNYERIEAEKGYTIYKLH, encoded by the coding sequence ATGGGAAATAAACGCATAACCTTAAAACGCGATACTATTGCATTCCTGCTTATTATAGCTGCCCTGATTATAATAAGGCTCTACCACATAGATATAGCCCCTTTAGAGGTAGAGGAAAGCTGGAGACAGGCTGATACTGAATCAATTGCAAGAAACTTTGTTCAATACAAGTTCAATATACTATATCCCAACTTCAATTATGATGGACCTTTTCCCAATGTCCCCGCCCTGGAATTTCAGATTACAACCTTTGCAATCGCAATATTATACAAGCTTTTCGGCTTCAGCTTCCTATGGGCACGCCTGGTTCCTATATGCTTCTTTATGATATCTGCCATCCTGCTCTACTTCTTTGCAAAAAAACACCTTGGCCAGACAGGAGCAATATTCAGCCTTATCGTATATGGCACACTCCCTATAAATGTATATTACTCAAGGGCTATAATGCCGGAAGCTGCAGGGCTGATGTTTTTCATTGGCAGCCTCTACTGTTTTGACTGCTGGATAACATCAAAGAGGCTTGAAGTGCTGTTCCTAAGCTCAATTTTTACTGCCTTGGCTATTATGACTAAGCCTATGACAGTTTTTATCACAATACCGATGTTTTACATGCTAGTCAGGCAATATAAGTGGGGGTGGCTGTTAAAAAAAGAGCTGTGGCTCTTTGCTTTTCTGGCGCTAGGACTCGCATTTACCTACTATTCTGTCAGTATACCCATTGCTGACTATAAATTCTCCCAAGGTCTCGCACAGAATGTGCTCTTTAAGAAGCTTCCCACAGCAATTACTGATTTGGAGGCTTATTCCTTCATAGGCAAAAAGCTCATAATTCTTCTTACTCCTGCAGGCATTGCTCTTGCGTTTTTAGGGCTGTTAAGCTTCAATCGGCAGCAATCAGTCATACTCGTATGGTTTGCTGCTATGTCACTGGAACTGGTTTTAGTAGTTACTTCGATTCGCATCAATTATTACTTTATCTTCTTCTCAGTTCCTTGCAGCATTCTTATAGGTCAGGGACTGGCTTATCTGTATGGCAAGCTGCAAACCAAAGCCTTCTCCATTATCCTGCTAATGCTTTTTTTACTCAACAGCTATGCATTTGCAAAACCTATGTATTCTGTAAATACGACCATGCAAACCCAAGTAAGAATAGTTCAGGAGTATACCGGCAAGGAGGATTTGCTAATAATAGGTTCATTGGACCCCTGTCTTTTGAGTCTCTCTGACAGAAGAGGCTGGAGATTCAATGTCGGGATATATTCAAATATACCTAAGGATGACCTTGAGGAATTGAACTATTATATTAAAAACGGAGCGAAATATTTCGTCCCCATCCAGGGAAGGATATATAAGGATGAAAATGGCGAAATACAGGAATACTTGGATATGAACTATGAAAGGATAGAAGCTGAAAAGGGCTATACAATATATAAACTGCATTAA
- a CDS encoding response regulator: MMKLLIADDEYLVIDSLKYMVERFVDNVEVVGTAKSGREAIEKAMELKPEIVFMDIHMPGIDGIEAIKQIRAINRDTVFVIITAYEYFNYAKEAINLGVHDYLLKPINRSKVVETLEGICTAIASKREAVQREILLKEKMNKVIPHLEGQFIYSQLFDGNAVKDAAFYEEVFGMGIGNGYVMMAIVDDMENQESQEVMEISLDKQRFYNIFSLELKNLCQCLIGPPLLDKVVAYIPIDERVDAYEIRNMSIEIASKLVEKINRNVHIKYSIGIGRGYDLGNFSKSCNEANMSASLKKEDNVMHFEDIMTKGSIVDMYPESQEKELIRKLLSADAEGAMDAFERIFLWLTMNYKDDMDRIKSRIIELFFLIKRSVPYYVEIDSLREQDFLNSVLKTQDLRELKVTCKGRLERIITDMREAREMEINSLSAKVKKYIIENFNKDISMDDAAKETNLSYHYFSKFFKDSTGKSFVEYLTELRVAKSRELLRDTDDSIKEICYKIGYSDPNYYCKIFKRVTGMTPTEYRDNQQSDEVMNFAAER; encoded by the coding sequence ATGATGAAACTGTTGATTGCGGATGATGAGTACCTTGTTATTGACTCATTGAAATATATGGTTGAGCGATTTGTAGATAATGTGGAAGTGGTAGGCACAGCCAAATCAGGTCGTGAAGCAATAGAAAAAGCCATGGAGCTCAAACCGGAAATTGTATTTATGGATATTCACATGCCTGGTATAGATGGTATAGAGGCGATAAAGCAGATAAGGGCAATAAACCGTGATACTGTATTTGTCATTATTACTGCATATGAGTATTTCAATTATGCAAAAGAAGCAATCAATCTTGGAGTTCATGATTACCTGCTCAAACCTATAAACAGGAGCAAGGTGGTAGAAACACTTGAAGGCATTTGCACTGCAATTGCTTCAAAAAGAGAGGCTGTTCAAAGGGAGATATTGCTGAAGGAAAAAATGAATAAGGTAATACCGCACTTGGAAGGTCAATTCATATACTCACAATTGTTTGATGGGAATGCTGTAAAGGATGCTGCCTTTTATGAAGAAGTATTCGGGATGGGAATTGGTAATGGCTATGTTATGATGGCAATTGTGGATGATATGGAAAACCAAGAATCTCAGGAGGTTATGGAAATCAGCCTGGATAAGCAGAGGTTTTATAATATATTCAGCCTTGAACTGAAGAATCTGTGCCAATGCCTTATAGGTCCACCCCTTCTGGACAAAGTCGTGGCTTATATACCGATAGATGAAAGAGTCGACGCCTATGAGATAAGAAATATGTCCATTGAAATTGCCTCGAAACTGGTAGAAAAGATAAATAGGAATGTTCACATCAAATATAGCATAGGTATTGGAAGGGGCTATGACCTCGGTAATTTTTCCAAATCATGCAATGAGGCCAACATGTCAGCATCCTTGAAGAAAGAAGATAATGTAATGCATTTTGAGGATATAATGACAAAGGGCAGTATTGTGGACATGTATCCCGAGAGCCAGGAAAAGGAATTGATCCGTAAGCTGCTATCAGCTGATGCAGAAGGTGCCATGGATGCTTTTGAACGCATATTCCTATGGCTGACTATGAATTATAAGGATGATATGGACAGGATAAAGTCACGAATAATAGAGTTGTTTTTCCTTATAAAAAGGTCAGTGCCATATTATGTGGAAATTGACAGCTTAAGAGAGCAGGACTTTTTGAACAGCGTACTCAAAACACAAGACTTGCGTGAGCTGAAGGTTACTTGCAAAGGACGTCTCGAGCGGATAATAACTGACATGAGGGAAGCCAGGGAGATGGAAATAAACAGCCTCAGCGCGAAGGTGAAGAAATATATCATTGAGAACTTTAATAAAGACATCAGTATGGATGATGCAGCTAAGGAAACCAACTTGAGCTACCATTATTTCAGCAAGTTTTTCAAGGATTCTACAGGGAAGAGCTTTGTAGAGTACCTGACTGAGCTGAGGGTAGCTAAATCCAGGGAGCTTCTAAGGGATACCGATGACAGCATTAAGGAAATCTGCTACAAGATAGGCTACAGTGACCCCAACTATTATTGTAAGATATTCAAGAGAGTGACTGGCATGACACCTACCGAATACAGGGATAATCAACAATCTGATGAGGTGATGAACTTTGCAGCGGAAAGATAA
- the glgA gene encoding glycogen synthase GlgA has protein sequence MSEIKVLFAASEAVPFAKTGGLADVAGTLPRELVKLGADVRLIMPKYKSIPQCFIERMEYIGYVYVDLAWRHQYCAVLKLEHEGVVVYFIDNEYYFNRDTLYGHFDEAEQFAFFSKALLKVLPMIDFKPDIIHCNDWQTGVVGAFLKAQFKLEEFYKEIRTVYTIHNLKYQGIFSKETLGDILGLGWEYFNAEGLEFKDCVNYMKAAIVYSDIITTVSKTYAEEIKNDFFGENLNGIINKRADSLYGIVNGIDYQENDPETDKRIYQNFNAGDIKGKYENKRMLQQSLGLPEREDIPIISIVSRLVDQKGLDLIACVFDELLQLDIQLVVLGTGDKKYEEMFSAAASKYPDKVSANLKYDGVLAQRIYAGSDMFLMPSLYEPCGLSQLFSLRYGTVPIVRETGGLNDTIMSYNEFTEEGTGFTFANYNAHEMLDSIKRAISFYGQKFTWEVIIKNGMKQDFSWNKSALEYMELYRKVLAIGDGQ, from the coding sequence ATGAGTGAAATAAAGGTACTTTTTGCAGCTTCGGAAGCAGTGCCTTTTGCAAAGACAGGCGGATTGGCAGACGTTGCCGGCACTTTACCCCGGGAGCTTGTTAAGCTTGGCGCTGATGTAAGACTTATAATGCCGAAGTACAAATCCATTCCGCAATGCTTCATAGAAAGGATGGAGTACATAGGCTATGTGTATGTCGATCTTGCCTGGAGGCATCAGTATTGTGCAGTGTTGAAACTGGAGCATGAAGGTGTAGTAGTATATTTCATAGACAATGAATACTATTTTAATAGAGATACACTGTATGGCCATTTTGATGAAGCAGAACAGTTTGCCTTTTTTAGCAAGGCGCTGCTTAAGGTGCTTCCAATGATTGATTTTAAACCTGATATTATACACTGCAATGATTGGCAGACAGGAGTTGTAGGTGCTTTCTTGAAGGCTCAGTTTAAACTTGAGGAGTTTTATAAGGAGATCCGGACTGTCTATACAATTCACAACCTTAAATATCAGGGCATTTTCTCAAAGGAGACCCTTGGGGATATACTTGGACTGGGTTGGGAATATTTTAATGCTGAGGGACTGGAGTTTAAAGACTGTGTAAACTACATGAAGGCAGCCATAGTGTATTCGGACATTATTACAACAGTCAGTAAAACCTATGCGGAAGAAATAAAGAATGACTTCTTTGGCGAGAACCTGAATGGAATAATAAACAAGCGTGCTGACAGTCTTTATGGAATAGTGAACGGGATAGATTACCAGGAGAATGACCCAGAGACAGATAAAAGAATTTATCAGAACTTCAATGCCGGGGATATTAAGGGCAAGTATGAGAATAAGAGGATGCTGCAGCAAAGCCTTGGGCTTCCTGAAAGAGAAGATATACCCATAATTAGCATTGTATCCAGGCTTGTAGACCAGAAGGGATTAGATCTGATAGCCTGTGTATTCGACGAACTGCTGCAGTTGGATATACAGCTGGTGGTGCTGGGAACAGGAGATAAAAAGTATGAAGAGATGTTCAGCGCGGCGGCTTCTAAATATCCCGACAAGGTATCTGCCAATTTGAAATATGATGGAGTATTGGCTCAGAGAATTTATGCTGGCTCTGACATGTTTCTGATGCCCTCGCTTTATGAACCCTGCGGTTTAAGCCAGCTTTTCAGTCTGAGATACGGAACAGTTCCGATAGTAAGGGAAACTGGTGGACTTAATGATACAATCATGTCATACAATGAGTTTACTGAAGAAGGGACAGGATTTACCTTTGCAAACTACAATGCTCATGAAATGCTGGACTCAATAAAACGTGCAATAAGCTTCTATGGGCAGAAGTTTACCTGGGAAGTCATTATAAAGAACGGAATGAAGCAGGACTTCTCATGGAACAAGTCAGCATTGGAGTATATGGAGCTGTATAGAAAAGTATTGGCAATAGGGGATGGGCAATAG
- a CDS encoding substrate-binding domain-containing protein, translated as MKRLDIIDIESYFSQNTIEQKDEKLVIGFSLGTLKEERWLKDRDILIAKVKEMGADIIVQNANNDDQDQLKQVKYLLEQNIDVLIIVPNDLEKALSAVELAKRQGVKVISYDRLVLKSNADLYISFDNERVGELMAKYVVDKIHEGNLLIVNGAKRDYNTKIIKQGYDKVLGDKVKDESIDIIAEEWADNWMKEYAFEETVKVIQDGKRVDGIIAGNDSLAEGAIEALSEHRMAGKVFVVGQDADLSACQRIVEGTQLMTVYKPIEKLAGETARLAVLLAKGENLKIEKTIYDGKYDIPYYELEPIAVDKGNMDSTIIKDGFHMMEEVYRN; from the coding sequence ATGAAAAGATTGGATATAATAGATATTGAGAGCTACTTTAGCCAAAATACTATTGAACAGAAGGACGAAAAACTGGTAATTGGCTTTTCCCTGGGTACTCTTAAGGAGGAGCGGTGGCTGAAGGACAGGGATATTCTCATTGCGAAGGTAAAAGAAATGGGAGCGGATATAATTGTGCAGAATGCAAACAACGATGACCAGGATCAGCTGAAGCAGGTGAAATACCTCCTGGAGCAAAACATTGATGTGCTTATTATAGTTCCCAATGACCTGGAGAAGGCCTTGAGTGCGGTTGAACTGGCGAAAAGGCAGGGAGTAAAGGTTATATCATATGACAGGCTGGTATTGAAATCCAATGCAGACCTGTATATATCCTTTGACAACGAAAGAGTCGGGGAGCTAATGGCAAAATATGTAGTGGATAAGATTCACGAAGGTAATTTGCTTATAGTAAACGGAGCAAAACGGGATTATAACACTAAGATAATAAAGCAGGGCTATGATAAAGTATTAGGAGATAAAGTCAAGGATGAAAGTATTGATATTATTGCGGAGGAATGGGCTGACAACTGGATGAAGGAATATGCTTTCGAAGAGACAGTAAAGGTGATACAGGATGGGAAGCGAGTTGACGGCATCATAGCTGGAAACGACAGCCTGGCTGAGGGTGCTATTGAAGCTCTCTCGGAGCACCGTATGGCCGGCAAGGTTTTTGTGGTCGGACAGGACGCGGATCTGTCAGCATGCCAGAGGATAGTAGAAGGAACTCAGCTTATGACTGTGTATAAGCCAATAGAGAAGTTGGCGGGTGAAACAGCCAGACTGGCTGTATTGCTTGCTAAGGGAGAAAATCTCAAAATAGAGAAGACTATCTACGATGGCAAGTATGACATTCCATATTATGAGCTTGAACCAATAGCCGTAGATAAGGGGAATATGGATTCTACGATAATTAAGGACGGTTTTCATATGATGGAAGAAGTATATAGGAATTAG
- a CDS encoding DUF4429 domain-containing protein has translation MSDALMELKGINGQLELYEDKIVMKRKGALSKLTQGFFKGDKSIYLSQISEIQVKPGTWATNGYIQFTLSGGNENTKGIFDATKDENAVIFSKKDNDLVSRIKDKIEELKTSLNKTGTVINSLSPADEIKKYKELLDDGIITEEEFNKKKKDLLGL, from the coding sequence ATGTCGGATGCGTTAATGGAATTAAAAGGGATAAACGGACAATTGGAGCTTTATGAAGATAAAATAGTAATGAAGCGAAAAGGTGCATTATCCAAGCTAACCCAAGGTTTTTTCAAGGGTGATAAAAGTATATATCTTAGCCAGATATCAGAAATACAAGTAAAACCCGGAACTTGGGCAACTAATGGATATATACAGTTTACATTATCTGGTGGCAACGAAAATACTAAAGGTATCTTTGATGCTACAAAAGATGAAAACGCTGTGATCTTTTCAAAGAAAGACAATGATTTGGTAAGTAGAATTAAAGACAAAATTGAAGAATTGAAGACGTCATTAAATAAAACTGGTACAGTAATAAATTCCCTAAGTCCCGCTGATGAAATTAAAAAATACAAGGAATTACTAGATGACGGCATCATTACAGAAGAGGAGTTCAATAAAAAGAAGAAAGATTTGCTTGGTCTTTAA